In one window of Oleidesulfovibrio alaskensis DSM 16109 DNA:
- a CDS encoding glycosyltransferase family 4 protein — MSLYFCTPFKPPDHPRPSGDVTIAQDLCAFMRQQGQHVETLPYLPTDRIWRRPAMWPRLAWRRAALGLSLCRRRPGAWFTYHSYWRAPDLLGPAAAAHGVPYFIFAGAHSPKRAHDRASRWGHDKNLAALRAAAQIFVNKHRDLPALRSVLPESRLSFIAPGIRPDDFAFDRSSREELRRQWRVSTASVVLSVAMLRKGVKTEGIKQVISACARLRARGEDIILVVAGDGPEKEALERLAGYELAGNARFTGFVPREALYKYYSAADLFAFPGINEGLGMVYLEAQAAGLPVVAWDHDGAPELVKTGTTGIITPAWDTAAFAHAIGWLATDGRMRRTLGDNARNHVRAQHNLHTNYSRMLDIMNTLCGETRPDGTCTHPDFK; from the coding sequence ATGTCGCTGTATTTCTGCACCCCGTTCAAACCGCCCGACCACCCGCGCCCCTCCGGCGATGTGACTATCGCGCAGGACCTGTGCGCTTTTATGCGGCAACAGGGACAACATGTGGAAACTCTTCCCTATCTGCCCACAGACAGAATATGGCGGCGGCCCGCCATGTGGCCGCGTCTTGCGTGGCGCAGAGCGGCTCTCGGCCTTTCGCTTTGCCGGCGCAGGCCCGGTGCGTGGTTCACCTACCACAGCTACTGGCGTGCGCCCGACCTGCTGGGCCCCGCGGCAGCCGCACATGGCGTGCCGTATTTCATCTTTGCCGGTGCACACTCGCCCAAGCGCGCCCATGACCGGGCCTCACGCTGGGGTCATGATAAAAATCTGGCCGCACTGCGAGCCGCCGCCCAGATTTTTGTAAACAAACACAGAGACCTGCCAGCCCTGCGCAGCGTTCTGCCCGAATCACGCCTGAGCTTTATCGCACCGGGTATCCGCCCCGACGATTTTGCGTTTGACCGCAGCAGCCGCGAAGAACTCCGCCGCCAGTGGCGCGTGAGCACCGCATCAGTGGTGTTGAGCGTGGCCATGCTGCGCAAGGGGGTGAAAACAGAAGGCATAAAACAGGTGATAAGTGCCTGTGCGCGTCTGAGAGCCCGCGGAGAAGATATCATACTGGTGGTGGCGGGCGACGGACCCGAAAAAGAAGCACTGGAACGGCTGGCCGGATACGAACTGGCGGGAAATGCCCGTTTCACGGGGTTTGTTCCGCGGGAGGCGTTATACAAATACTACAGCGCAGCCGACCTGTTCGCCTTTCCCGGCATCAACGAAGGTCTGGGCATGGTCTATCTGGAAGCACAGGCAGCCGGACTGCCCGTGGTGGCATGGGACCATGACGGCGCGCCTGAACTGGTAAAAACGGGAACTACAGGCATCATCACTCCCGCGTGGGACACGGCGGCCTTTGCCCATGCCATAGGCTGGCTGGCCACCGACGGCAGAATGCGCCGCACGCTGGGCGACAATGCCCGCAATCATGTGCGGGCACAGCACAATCTGCACACAAACTACAGCCGCATGCTGGATATCATGAATACCCTGTGCGGAGAAACCCGCCCCGACGGCACATGCACACATCCGGATTTCAAATGA
- a CDS encoding radical SAM protein: protein MTRKCNFSCHYCYFPHDNSPVSDSLPVAALLDFLRSRGGEWLVGLTGGEPFIYPDFVDICSAIAAEHRIGIDTNLSVTPVVKRFARHVPPDRVHDIYAALHIEERERRGAVDAFIRNYHTLAGRGFTVKVNYVVHPSLVQRFAADCEFFGRHGIPLTPRPFKGVYEGRRYPEGYGSTAAAIFAQHPEAGRKTVFNFHGVPCHGGHTFLRMEPDGTVLRCPGDKTVLGNVLSGTVQTESGPTPCRMHRCPCQGVEHILPDAAQQDFIEGVRAYVVGDLPAAQRAFAAAHSRAPAMTQAANNAGVAAFAAGDAQAAACCFARAAADDPVTPLYAANLKLARRAAQPSPPSGTENETPELSLAVNYQRTGN from the coding sequence ATGACAAGAAAATGCAATTTTTCCTGTCATTACTGTTACTTTCCCCATGACAACTCACCCGTTTCCGACTCATTACCCGTCGCCGCGCTGCTGGACTTTCTGCGGTCGCGCGGAGGAGAATGGCTGGTGGGACTAACCGGCGGTGAACCGTTCATCTATCCGGATTTTGTGGATATCTGCAGTGCCATTGCCGCGGAACACCGTATCGGCATTGATACCAACCTCAGTGTGACACCGGTCGTCAAACGCTTTGCCCGGCACGTACCGCCCGACAGAGTGCACGACATATACGCCGCGCTGCACATTGAAGAACGCGAACGCAGAGGGGCTGTGGATGCTTTTATCCGCAATTACCATACCCTTGCCGGGCGCGGTTTCACGGTCAAGGTGAACTATGTGGTGCACCCGTCGCTGGTGCAGCGCTTTGCCGCCGACTGTGAATTTTTCGGCCGCCACGGAATACCGCTCACACCGCGCCCCTTCAAGGGCGTTTACGAAGGCCGCAGATACCCCGAAGGATACGGCAGCACAGCCGCAGCCATTTTTGCACAGCACCCCGAAGCGGGCAGAAAAACCGTTTTCAACTTTCACGGCGTACCCTGCCACGGCGGGCACACCTTTCTGCGCATGGAGCCGGACGGCACGGTGCTGCGCTGCCCCGGCGACAAGACGGTGCTCGGCAACGTGCTTTCAGGCACCGTGCAGACAGAAAGCGGCCCCACCCCGTGCCGCATGCACCGCTGCCCCTGTCAGGGTGTGGAGCACATCCTGCCCGACGCCGCGCAGCAGGATTTCATCGAGGGTGTGCGCGCCTATGTGGTGGGAGACCTGCCCGCGGCGCAACGGGCCTTTGCCGCCGCACACAGCCGGGCACCGGCCATGACACAGGCTGCCAACAACGCCGGCGTGGCCGCATTCGCCGCGGGCGATGCTCAGGCGGCAGCGTGCTGTTTTGCCCGGGCTGCCGCCGACGATCCAGTCACACCGCTTTATGCCGCCAATCTCAAGCTGGCCCGCCGTGCGGCACAACCGTCTCCGCCTTCCGGAACGGAAAACGAAACGCCTGAACTCTCACTTGCAGTCAACTACCAGCGTACCGGCAACTGA
- a CDS encoding glycosyltransferase, with the protein MTRHTALQNNREAPVLGFVLKGYPRISETFIANEIRLLEEQGLSIRIFSMRAPRESFSHDSVRAIRAQVTYLPESMLRGLPVLLRHTLRRLLRDPAAFRRAASLWLARRKGTEKLHTWAKHFMQACCLADAAEHNGPHIGHLHAHFAHTPASVALYAAELLRIPFSFTAHAKDIYTQPPQRLKFKLDRAAFAVTCTGYNKQHLDGMGSRTPVHTVYHGIDLGLFNPAACTPPVPPPYTVMTVARFVEKKGLGIVAQALGLLRGQGLDVRWLLVGDGNAKARRKLAAQIRQAGMQDHVTMTGTLTHTQVLEQYNGVHAFALGCLLAKNGDRDGIPNVIAEAMALGVPVAATGVSGIPELIIHGRTGMLAPPDDAAALADALRPLLTDTALRQKITQAARSHVEAVFDSTKQTACLARIFADTAGHARTGAAVSGTQHSGRPTLS; encoded by the coding sequence ATGACACGACACACCGCGCTGCAGAACAACCGGGAAGCCCCTGTGCTGGGGTTTGTGCTCAAAGGCTATCCGCGCATATCCGAAACATTCATCGCCAACGAAATACGCCTGCTGGAAGAACAGGGACTGAGCATCCGGATTTTTTCCATGCGCGCCCCGCGCGAATCTTTCAGTCACGACAGCGTCCGCGCCATCAGGGCACAGGTCACCTATCTGCCCGAATCCATGCTGCGCGGACTGCCGGTGCTTTTGCGGCACACCCTGCGCCGCCTGCTGCGCGACCCCGCCGCATTCCGCCGTGCGGCATCTTTGTGGCTGGCGCGGCGCAAGGGCACGGAAAAACTGCACACATGGGCCAAACACTTCATGCAGGCATGCTGTCTTGCCGACGCGGCAGAGCACAACGGCCCGCATATCGGGCACCTGCATGCCCATTTTGCCCACACGCCCGCCTCTGTGGCGCTGTATGCGGCAGAACTGCTGCGCATCCCTTTCAGCTTTACCGCCCACGCCAAAGACATCTACACGCAGCCCCCCCAGCGTCTGAAATTCAAGCTGGACCGCGCCGCGTTCGCTGTAACCTGCACCGGATACAACAAGCAGCATCTGGACGGCATGGGCAGCCGCACTCCGGTGCACACAGTCTATCACGGCATTGACCTTGGTCTGTTCAACCCCGCAGCCTGCACCCCTCCGGTCCCGCCGCCGTATACGGTCATGACGGTGGCGCGCTTTGTGGAAAAAAAAGGTCTCGGGATTGTGGCGCAGGCGCTCGGCCTGCTGCGCGGGCAGGGGCTGGATGTACGCTGGCTGCTTGTAGGCGACGGAAACGCCAAAGCCCGCCGCAAACTGGCCGCTCAGATACGGCAGGCGGGCATGCAGGATCATGTGACCATGACGGGCACGCTTACCCATACGCAGGTGCTTGAACAGTACAACGGGGTGCACGCCTTTGCGCTGGGCTGCCTGCTGGCAAAAAACGGCGACCGCGACGGCATACCCAACGTCATAGCGGAGGCAATGGCTCTCGGCGTGCCCGTTGCGGCCACCGGAGTCTCCGGCATTCCCGAACTGATCATCCACGGCAGAACAGGCATGCTGGCCCCGCCGGATGATGCGGCCGCTCTGGCAGATGCACTGCGCCCGCTGCTGACAGACACCGCCCTGCGGCAGAAAATCACACAGGCCGCGCGCAGCCATGTGGAAGCCGTGTTCGACAGCACAAAGCAGACGGCCTGTCTGGCCCGCATATTCGCAGATACGGCCGGTCACGCCCGCACCGGCGCCGCAGTGTCAGGCACACAGCACAGCGGGCGCCCCACGCTTTCCTGA
- a CDS encoding PAS domain-containing protein — MDVTTEKLRERIAELEARNSELVRQCGIYRTRIGELESAVAGPLAAADVFFGRDAGMGGEAVWLLRDGTSGRFLFAGPEFSSVLGGSAALLYEDPRYIETFVHPDDTALLHALFSDGHKGTGGGRTRSFRLVSHKDGRTLTAALHRHTDEHGGVLDTVVAASDCGWRLLSFRRFETFFRAFLDAVPEPLALLDAAGGIVAANRASAARHRVPFMRYLGGRLTDFLSEAAAERRLHAMNESQRTRRSVVFREVQEASRYECVIFPVLGVSSDTPLFGLLERDVTERESVRQTLVRINRDLEARVRGRTKALEVEVQERKRMEQRLLREREFIKLLVQASPNLISVFDSRGALMFANRAWRELYGLPGDVWGVADAGPRMCGYFGAVDREVLQEGRVAQLEERIVGTGGRREWFDVIRAPITMPDGETLLLFIGINVTSRVEATRAMEAVRKTLEERVKERTAALGRVNDRLEREIAERKLHEELIVQHRNHLEALMNALADSALLMDTGGRIITLNITAAQRLGLPERGSGGQVFFDLLQGTTDTLVWRDALHEVLETFLPARFEVQAFGLELDVTYYPVFGYADWVTGVAVYMMDVTEQKQISRRLRRLSAQVLSAQEEERKRIGRELHDSMAQTLSGIKFMLEGERSRLEQSGTGWPTERISKTIEYVQHAIVETRRIVMDLRPTVLDDLGLIAALRWLQQEMSQIHSLTITSHLSLPENALSDVQKSVLFRVAQEALNNVIRHSGSDSARISLEQVGEECVMTVTDNGSGFDRLDNTRNGIGLDSMRERLELICGRLDIVTEKGIGTVVRAVVPLDSPC, encoded by the coding sequence ATGGATGTTACCACAGAAAAGCTCAGAGAACGCATTGCCGAGCTTGAAGCCCGCAACAGCGAGCTTGTGCGTCAGTGCGGGATATACAGAACACGTATCGGAGAATTGGAATCCGCCGTTGCCGGCCCGCTGGCAGCGGCGGATGTTTTTTTCGGCCGCGATGCAGGCATGGGCGGTGAGGCAGTGTGGCTGCTGCGTGACGGAACCTCCGGCCGGTTTCTGTTCGCCGGGCCGGAATTTTCATCGGTACTGGGCGGGTCTGCGGCCCTGCTGTACGAAGACCCCCGTTATATAGAAACCTTTGTGCATCCCGACGATACGGCGTTGCTGCACGCTCTTTTTTCTGACGGGCACAAAGGCACCGGCGGGGGGCGGACGCGCAGCTTCAGGCTGGTTTCGCACAAGGACGGCAGAACCCTGACAGCCGCGTTGCACCGGCATACAGACGAACACGGGGGTGTGCTGGATACCGTTGTGGCTGCCAGCGATTGCGGGTGGCGTCTGCTTTCTTTCCGCCGGTTCGAGACTTTTTTCCGTGCGTTTCTGGATGCTGTGCCCGAACCGCTGGCACTGCTGGATGCCGCCGGAGGTATTGTGGCAGCAAACAGGGCATCGGCAGCGCGGCACAGGGTTCCTTTCATGCGGTATCTGGGCGGGCGGCTGACGGATTTTCTGTCGGAAGCAGCAGCCGAGCGCCGGTTGCACGCCATGAATGAATCACAGCGTACCAGACGCTCCGTGGTGTTCCGTGAGGTGCAGGAAGCAAGCAGATACGAGTGTGTCATCTTTCCGGTGCTGGGGGTCAGTTCCGATACGCCGCTTTTCGGCCTGCTGGAAAGAGACGTGACCGAACGTGAATCGGTGCGCCAGACGCTGGTACGCATCAACAGGGACCTTGAAGCGCGGGTGCGTGGCAGAACCAAGGCGCTGGAGGTGGAGGTGCAGGAACGCAAGCGGATGGAACAGCGTCTGCTGCGTGAAAGGGAGTTTATCAAACTGCTGGTGCAGGCTTCGCCCAACCTTATCAGCGTGTTTGACAGCCGCGGTGCGCTGATGTTCGCCAACAGGGCATGGCGCGAGCTTTACGGCCTGCCGGGTGATGTGTGGGGCGTGGCCGACGCGGGCCCCCGCATGTGCGGATATTTCGGTGCCGTGGACCGCGAAGTGCTGCAGGAAGGCCGTGTGGCCCAGCTGGAAGAGCGCATAGTGGGTACCGGCGGGCGCAGGGAATGGTTTGATGTTATCAGGGCACCCATCACCATGCCCGACGGCGAGACTCTGCTGCTGTTCATAGGCATCAACGTGACTTCCCGCGTGGAGGCCACCCGCGCCATGGAGGCCGTGCGCAAGACGCTGGAAGAACGCGTCAAGGAACGCACGGCAGCCTTGGGCAGAGTGAACGACCGTCTGGAACGTGAGATAGCTGAGCGCAAACTGCACGAAGAGCTTATCGTGCAGCACCGCAATCATCTTGAGGCATTGATGAACGCGCTTGCCGACAGCGCGCTGCTGATGGATACGGGCGGCAGGATAATAACGCTCAACATCACCGCCGCACAGCGGCTGGGGCTGCCCGAAAGGGGGTCCGGCGGGCAGGTGTTTTTTGACCTGCTGCAGGGGACTACCGATACACTGGTGTGGCGCGATGCGCTGCACGAAGTGCTGGAAACCTTTCTGCCTGCACGTTTCGAGGTGCAGGCTTTCGGGCTGGAACTGGATGTGACCTATTATCCGGTTTTCGGGTATGCCGACTGGGTTACCGGGGTGGCCGTGTACATGATGGACGTTACCGAGCAGAAACAGATTTCGCGGCGTCTCAGGCGGCTTTCCGCACAGGTGCTTTCCGCGCAGGAGGAAGAACGCAAGCGCATAGGCCGCGAACTGCATGATTCCATGGCGCAGACGCTTTCGGGCATCAAGTTCATGCTGGAAGGCGAACGCAGCAGGCTGGAACAGTCCGGCACGGGCTGGCCCACGGAACGCATATCGAAAACCATCGAATATGTGCAGCATGCCATTGTGGAGACGCGGCGCATAGTCATGGACCTGCGCCCCACGGTGCTGGACGACCTGGGACTCATCGCCGCGCTGCGCTGGCTGCAGCAGGAAATGAGCCAGATCCATTCTCTTACCATCACAAGCCATCTTTCTCTGCCGGAAAATGCGCTGTCGGATGTGCAGAAATCGGTGTTGTTCCGCGTGGCGCAGGAGGCGCTGAACAACGTCATACGGCACAGCGGTTCTGATTCGGCCCGGATCAGCCTTGAGCAGGTGGGGGAAGAATGCGTGATGACCGTCACCGATAACGGCAGCGGTTTTGACCGGCTGGACAACACCCGCAACGGCATAGGGCTGGACAGCATGCGCGAACGGCTGGAGCTTATATGCGGCCGGCTGGATATTGTGACGGAGAAAGGCATAGGCACGGTTGTGCGCGCCGTGGTGCCGCTGGATTCTCCGTGCTGA
- a CDS encoding histidine phosphatase family protein: MMEFLLIRHASTPWNEEKRIQGQKDIPLSPQGVLQARGWCNTLQRVLWSRVLCSDLQRAVDTAHSVNNGRESIISTDRRLREQDWGRWTGCTIDELHGRHAAEVRLQENAGWNFRPPGGESRTEVLRRTLDCLEETARNAAQSRTAPVLVVTHLGVIKCLVTHLMELSFTPDEPSPVKKRALHRIGWDGRTFTLLERNRDL; the protein is encoded by the coding sequence ATGATGGAATTTCTGCTTATCAGACACGCCAGCACTCCGTGGAACGAAGAAAAACGCATACAGGGCCAAAAAGATATCCCGCTCAGCCCGCAGGGAGTGCTGCAGGCCCGCGGCTGGTGCAATACGCTGCAGCGGGTGCTCTGGTCACGGGTTCTCTGTTCCGACCTGCAGCGCGCGGTGGACACGGCGCACAGCGTCAATAACGGACGGGAAAGCATCATTTCGACCGACAGACGTCTGCGCGAGCAGGACTGGGGCCGCTGGACGGGGTGCACCATAGATGAGCTGCACGGCAGACACGCCGCCGAGGTCCGGCTGCAGGAAAATGCGGGCTGGAATTTCCGCCCCCCCGGCGGAGAGTCACGCACAGAGGTGCTCCGCCGCACGCTGGACTGTCTGGAGGAAACCGCCCGCAATGCAGCGCAGTCCCGCACCGCTCCCGTGCTGGTGGTCACGCATCTTGGTGTCATCAAATGCCTTGTCACCCATCTCATGGAGCTGTCTTTCACACCCGACGAACCGAGCCCGGTAAAAAAACGCGCTCTGCACCGCATCGGATGGGACGGCCGCACATTCACACTGCTTGAACGCAACAGGGACCTGTAA
- a CDS encoding DUF2334 domain-containing protein, with the protein MTTRSARNPHPPVSALWKAPRRSLPHHAATLTGALHHAASEYMQRSGGPAKVFFRADDVAMDSALNTAMFEAFIKAGVPLAPALVPAWLNADRWHALLRLTAAAPHLWAWHQHGWRHRNGQQEGKKGEFGSDRHAENKTDDILKGRDKLRRVTGNACCPLFTPPWNRMDGEALTALAAAGFRAVSRSAGAMPPAPPQLTELPVNVDLHTRREAAPHEGWQALTREICAAVSTGWCGIMLHHNRMNGAAAAFLTTLLVFIRDHPHLHVVDVRRYML; encoded by the coding sequence ATGACAACCCGCTCCGCCCGCAACCCGCATCCGCCGGTTTCGGCGCTGTGGAAAGCACCGCGCCGCAGCCTGCCGCATCACGCAGCAACGCTGACCGGTGCCCTGCATCATGCCGCGTCTGAGTACATGCAGCGCTCGGGAGGCCCGGCAAAGGTTTTTTTCCGCGCCGATGACGTCGCCATGGATTCAGCCCTGAACACCGCCATGTTCGAAGCCTTCATCAAGGCAGGTGTTCCGCTGGCCCCCGCGCTGGTTCCGGCATGGCTCAACGCGGACCGCTGGCACGCGCTGCTGCGCCTTACGGCCGCGGCACCGCATCTGTGGGCATGGCATCAGCACGGCTGGCGTCACCGCAACGGGCAGCAGGAAGGGAAAAAAGGAGAATTCGGCTCTGACCGCCACGCAGAAAACAAAACTGACGACATACTCAAAGGGCGGGACAAGCTGCGCCGCGTAACAGGCAACGCCTGCTGCCCGCTGTTTACACCGCCGTGGAACAGAATGGACGGCGAAGCGCTGACCGCGCTGGCCGCCGCAGGCTTCAGGGCTGTGTCACGCTCGGCGGGCGCCATGCCGCCCGCCCCGCCGCAGCTGACGGAACTGCCCGTCAACGTTGACCTGCACACGCGCAGGGAAGCCGCTCCTCATGAAGGATGGCAGGCACTGACCCGCGAAATATGCGCCGCGGTCAGCACCGGCTGGTGCGGCATCATGCTGCATCACAACCGCATGAACGGAGCGGCGGCCGCTTTTCTGACCACACTGCTCGTATTTATACGCGATCATCCGCACCTGCATGTTGTTGATGTCCGCCGTTATATGTTATGA
- a CDS encoding ABC transporter permease: MTPHDARKHTRPEEKRRQIVLPFSKSVEIAWRNLRARLFRSLITAGSLVLAVAFLSFVLVSTDIASGLARHGSAGTLRALYRAGFDVDTVTGAVQAGAKDRWIIILSLLVCTVGIVNAQMMSVTERFREIGIMKCLGALDSMILRLFLLEAVMQGVAGSAAGAVAGLAAAISGGLARFGTDAVTLLPWSDVLLSLVQATGTGLILSLAAVLYPAIVAARMPPVAAMRADL, translated from the coding sequence ATGACCCCGCATGACGCCCGAAAGCACACCCGCCCCGAAGAAAAGCGCAGGCAGATCGTCCTGCCTTTCAGCAAATCGGTGGAGATAGCCTGGCGCAATCTGCGGGCACGCCTTTTCCGCTCACTGATCACGGCGGGCAGTCTGGTGCTGGCCGTGGCATTTCTGTCTTTTGTGCTGGTCAGCACCGATATTGCCTCCGGTCTGGCGCGCCACGGCAGTGCCGGGACCCTGCGCGCGCTGTACCGTGCCGGTTTTGATGTGGACACGGTTACCGGAGCGGTTCAGGCGGGGGCAAAAGACAGATGGATCATCATCCTTTCGTTGCTGGTCTGTACCGTGGGTATAGTCAATGCCCAGATGATGTCCGTTACGGAACGGTTCCGCGAAATCGGCATCATGAAGTGCCTGGGGGCGCTTGATTCCATGATTCTGCGGCTGTTTCTGCTGGAGGCTGTAATGCAGGGTGTCGCCGGATCCGCCGCGGGCGCCGTTGCCGGACTGGCTGCGGCCATATCGGGCGGGCTGGCACGTTTCGGAACCGATGCCGTCACCCTGCTGCCGTGGAGCGATGTGCTGCTTTCCCTTGTACAGGCCACGGGCACAGGGTTGATTCTCAGCCTTGCCGCGGTGCTGTATCCGGCCATTGTGGCCGCCCGTATGCCGCCCGTGGCAGCCATGCGGGCAGACCTGTAA
- a CDS encoding glycosyltransferase family protein: MSQTYNILMYSHDTYGLGHIRRTMTIAQALLHPDVNILILTGSPIAGRYTFPQGIDFVRIPGMIKQSNTSYVPHSIKVAPNHALDIRQEIITATAKAFDPAMFIVDKVPVGLKGEVRPVLEWFRTSRPETKVILGLRDILDDAATTRADWENRNYLHVIDDLYSEVWVYGEKRLYNPLEEYGIPGHMHHKFVFTGYLPRPSYIKAAATQQRRNGDRLVLVTAGGGGDGYPLLDCYMKMAESGPLPFRTVMVSGPFVPKPRQDELADRARRSGIAFKTFHNKPEKLMANADVVVSMGGYNTICEVLSQRKVTLVIPRDTPRMEQLIRARMLQREGLADFIEWDRMSPSLMLGRILALLENPAPWKQAMENFALTGLETIKQRLTAFRQETAA, from the coding sequence ATGTCCCAGACATATAATATACTGATGTATTCGCACGACACATACGGGCTGGGGCACATCCGCAGAACCATGACCATAGCGCAGGCTCTGCTGCATCCGGACGTGAATATCCTCATCCTGACCGGATCACCCATCGCCGGGCGCTACACATTTCCTCAGGGGATAGATTTCGTCCGTATTCCCGGCATGATAAAGCAGTCAAACACAAGTTATGTGCCGCATTCCATCAAAGTGGCCCCCAACCATGCACTGGATATCAGGCAGGAAATCATCACAGCCACGGCAAAAGCGTTTGATCCCGCCATGTTCATTGTGGATAAAGTGCCCGTGGGACTGAAAGGCGAGGTGCGCCCCGTACTGGAATGGTTCCGTACCAGCAGACCAGAAACAAAAGTCATTCTGGGGCTGCGCGATATTCTGGACGATGCGGCCACAACCCGTGCAGACTGGGAAAACAGAAATTATCTGCATGTGATAGATGACCTGTATTCCGAGGTCTGGGTCTACGGAGAAAAACGGCTGTACAATCCGCTGGAAGAATATGGCATTCCCGGTCATATGCATCATAAATTCGTCTTCACGGGCTACCTGCCGCGCCCGTCGTATATCAAGGCCGCGGCAACGCAGCAGCGACGCAACGGTGACAGACTGGTACTGGTCACCGCGGGCGGCGGCGGCGACGGCTACCCGCTGCTGGACTGTTACATGAAAATGGCCGAATCCGGCCCGCTGCCCTTCCGCACGGTCATGGTTTCCGGCCCGTTTGTGCCCAAGCCCAGGCAGGACGAACTGGCCGACAGGGCCAGACGGTCGGGCATCGCATTCAAGACCTTTCACAACAAACCGGAAAAACTGATGGCCAATGCCGACGTGGTGGTGAGCATGGGCGGATATAATACCATCTGCGAAGTGCTTTCGCAGCGCAAGGTGACACTGGTCATCCCGCGTGATACCCCCCGCATGGAACAGCTTATCAGGGCGCGCATGCTGCAGCGCGAGGGACTGGCCGACTTCATCGAGTGGGACCGCATGAGCCCGTCGCTCATGCTCGGACGCATCCTTGCTCTGCTGGAAAACCCCGCCCCGTGGAAGCAGGCCATGGAAAACTTTGCACTCACCGGACTGGAAACCATCAAGCAGCGTCTGACCGCCTTCCGTCAGGAGACCGCGGCATGA
- a CDS encoding glycosyltransferase family protein: protein MRILHYCQHVLGMGHLFRSLEIARALHRHEVTLVTGGPPVSAALPPHIRHVQLPPLMMDSGFSGLHTVPCAAGELPPDLRQVQDMRRQMLLKTLHETRPRILLVELFPFGRRQFSFELVPLLESARSGAYGRMQIVCSVRDILVEKDNQARYEERVLSALNTWFDHVLVHTDPAVVRLEETFSRLPEVAADVHDTGYVTPLPAAHKAARLRRALRLQAQEPLIVASAGSGSVGAGLLQTAARASHILHRTVPHRLLVFTGPFMPPEHTASLRQAAAGAAHIRIRTFTRQFPAYLALAGLSVSLAGYNTTMNLLAARTSALVLPFDSNREQRMRSRRLERLGALRILQPDDLEPHKLAELMQAALARRPQKTGINLDGARTSARILESAARHASGSRTENSP, encoded by the coding sequence ATGCGCATTCTGCACTACTGTCAGCACGTGCTGGGCATGGGGCACCTTTTCCGCAGTCTGGAAATAGCCAGAGCACTGCACCGTCACGAAGTGACGCTGGTTACAGGCGGCCCGCCCGTATCCGCCGCACTGCCGCCGCACATACGGCATGTCCAGCTGCCGCCGCTGATGATGGACAGCGGTTTTTCCGGACTGCATACGGTGCCCTGCGCCGCCGGTGAACTGCCGCCCGACCTGCGGCAGGTACAGGACATGCGCCGGCAGATGCTGCTGAAAACCCTGCACGAAACAAGACCCCGCATTCTGCTTGTGGAGCTTTTCCCCTTCGGTCGCAGGCAGTTCTCCTTCGAGCTTGTGCCGCTGCTGGAATCCGCCCGCTCCGGTGCATACGGCCGCATGCAGATTGTCTGCAGCGTGCGGGATATTCTGGTGGAAAAAGACAATCAGGCCCGTTACGAAGAACGTGTGCTCTCTGCGCTGAATACCTGGTTCGACCATGTTCTGGTGCATACCGACCCCGCCGTGGTCCGGCTGGAGGAAACCTTTTCGCGCCTGCCGGAAGTTGCCGCCGACGTGCACGACACGGGGTATGTGACACCCCTTCCCGCAGCGCACAAAGCCGCAAGGCTGCGCAGGGCGCTGCGGCTGCAGGCGCAGGAACCGCTTATCGTTGCCAGCGCCGGCAGCGGAAGCGTGGGTGCCGGTCTGCTGCAGACCGCGGCACGGGCATCACACATTCTGCACCGTACCGTACCGCACCGCCTGCTCGTGTTCACAGGCCCTTTCATGCCGCCGGAACATACGGCGTCACTCCGGCAGGCCGCAGCAGGTGCCGCGCACATCCGCATACGCACCTTTACCCGCCAGTTTCCGGCATACCTTGCGCTGGCCGGCCTTTCCGTTTCGCTGGCGGGATACAACACCACCATGAATCTGCTGGCGGCCCGCACATCGGCGCTGGTGCTGCCGTTTGACAGCAACAGAGAACAGCGCATGCGCTCCCGGCGCCTCGAACGTCTGGGCGCCCTGCGCATCCTGCAGCCCGACGATCTGGAACCGCACAAGCTGGCAGAGCTGATGCAGGCCGCGCTGGCGCGGCGTCCGCAAAAAACCGGCATCAATCTGGACGGCGCCCGCACATCGGCGCGCATACTGGAATCAGCGGCACGGCACGCATCAGGCTCCCGCACGGAGAACAGCCCATGA